A window from Streptomyces sp. NBC_00335 encodes these proteins:
- a CDS encoding SDR family oxidoreductase codes for MRTGHAGRLEGQVAVVTGGSSGIGLATARRFVEEGARVFVTGRRPEELAAAVRELGPDAVAVRGDASLVADLDRLYAAVAAAGCEAIDVLVANAGGGPAGGFAEVTEEQFDATSDLNFRGAFFTVQRALPLLRDGASVILLGSAAGSSASTRYGVYAATKAAVRSLARSLALELAGRSIRVNTLSPGPIDTPALAGAPAHVRERATAGVPLGRAGRPEEVAAAALFLASRESSFITGIELFVDGGAGQV; via the coding sequence ATGCGTACGGGACATGCGGGAAGGCTCGAAGGGCAGGTCGCGGTCGTCACGGGCGGTTCGTCGGGCATCGGCCTGGCGACGGCCCGGCGCTTCGTGGAGGAGGGCGCCCGGGTGTTCGTCACCGGCAGGCGGCCGGAGGAACTCGCCGCCGCGGTCCGCGAGCTGGGCCCGGACGCGGTGGCCGTCCGCGGTGACGCGTCCCTCGTCGCGGACCTGGACCGGCTCTACGCGGCGGTCGCGGCCGCGGGCTGCGAGGCGATCGACGTGCTGGTCGCGAACGCGGGCGGCGGCCCGGCCGGCGGCTTCGCCGAGGTCACCGAGGAGCAGTTCGACGCCACCTCGGACCTCAACTTCCGGGGCGCCTTCTTCACCGTCCAACGGGCCCTGCCGCTGCTGCGCGACGGCGCCTCGGTCATTCTGCTGGGCTCGGCCGCCGGCTCCTCGGCGTCCACCCGGTACGGGGTGTACGCCGCCACGAAGGCGGCCGTACGGTCCCTCGCGCGCAGCCTGGCACTGGAGCTCGCGGGGCGCTCCATCCGGGTCAACACCCTGAGCCCGGGCCCGATCGACACCCCGGCCCTGGCCGGCGCCCCGGCGCACGTACGCGAGCGGGCGACCGCCGGAGTCCCGCTCGGCCGGGCCGGACGCCCCGAGGAGGTGGCCGCGGCGGCCCTGTTCCTGGCCTCCCGGGAGAGCAGCTTCATCACCGGGATCGAACTCTTCGTGGACGGCGGAGCCGGCCAGGTCTGA
- a CDS encoding oxygenase MpaB family protein, translating into MDIDAVPDPGLYGPGSVTWQCHGDPVMWIAGVRALYLQALHPRAVRGVMENSSAFSGENGGGDAWGRLLRTADFVGTVTYGTTEAAERAGARVRKIHTMLSATDPATGARFRVDEPELLLWIHCAQIDSFLHVLRRSGVPLTSAQADRYVAENRVNARLVGLDPSGVPGDTAALASYFERIRPVLAAGPDARAVDAFLCAPPIHPLLVPGRNLVWRPLAGLAYGSLPGWAHQLYGRPAPAPRSVTRRLRLTGSLLRSIPAGLRWQLPPGHILKAMRRMGPGSRPAPYTLRTSAAILDRPGRA; encoded by the coding sequence ATGGACATCGACGCGGTCCCCGATCCGGGGCTCTACGGCCCGGGCTCCGTGACCTGGCAGTGCCACGGCGACCCGGTCATGTGGATCGCCGGGGTCCGCGCGCTCTACCTCCAGGCCCTCCACCCGCGCGCGGTCCGCGGGGTCATGGAGAACAGCTCCGCCTTCAGCGGGGAGAACGGCGGGGGCGACGCCTGGGGACGCCTGCTGCGCACCGCCGACTTCGTCGGCACCGTCACCTACGGCACCACCGAGGCCGCGGAGCGGGCCGGCGCACGCGTCCGCAAGATCCACACCATGCTGTCGGCGACCGATCCGGCCACCGGCGCACGGTTCCGGGTGGACGAGCCCGAGCTGCTGCTCTGGATCCACTGCGCGCAGATCGACAGCTTCCTGCACGTCCTGCGCCGCTCCGGCGTCCCGCTCACCTCCGCGCAGGCGGACCGGTACGTGGCCGAAAACCGCGTCAACGCCCGGCTCGTCGGCCTCGACCCGTCCGGGGTACCGGGGGACACCGCGGCCCTGGCCTCCTACTTCGAGCGGATCCGCCCCGTACTCGCCGCCGGACCCGACGCCCGCGCCGTCGACGCCTTCCTGTGTGCCCCGCCCATCCACCCCCTCCTCGTCCCTGGCCGAAATCTGGTGTGGCGCCCGCTCGCCGGCCTCGCCTACGGATCGCTCCCCGGCTGGGCGCACCAGCTGTACGGCCGCCCCGCACCGGCCCCGCGCAGCGTCACCCGCCGCCTGCGTCTCACCGGTAGCCTGCTGCGCAGCATTCCCGCAGGTCTGCGCTGGCAGCTGCCTCCAGGTCACATCTTGAAAGCGATGCGCCGCATGGGCCCCGGGAGCCGCCCCGCGCCGTACACACTGCGTACATCAGCGGCCATACTGGACCGGCCGGGGAGGGCGTAG
- a CDS encoding serine/threonine-protein kinase — protein MAEPRLIQGRYRSLDLIGRGGMGEVWRARDESLGRQVAVKCLKPLGPEQDTHFTQVLRERFRREARVAASLQHRGVTVVHDFGDDSAAGGPLYLVMELLEGRNLSQLLEDNDARPLPVDVVVDIAEQMAAALGYTHEQGVVHRDLKPANIMRLTDGTVKICDFGIARLAADIGFTAKLTGGGMAMGTPHYMSPEQIAGGEVDHRSDLYSLGCVLYEIATGAPPFDLGDSWSVLVGHRDTAPVPPREHRPELPVFFERLVLDLLAKCPEDRPGDARHLHRRLVEARLGPGAAAGAHLPLPEWADGMTAGRRAGIEARPASGEWAVLTGSWTAARPSGQHPTAAGAAPAATATRPGTGTGPVPRTAPTVVRPRPAEDPRLTAAYGFPHGPGSAPSGPAALDAGHTRAFALSRAGRTEEALAGYAAVAEGRARVLGADHPDTLAARQEAAYETGLLGRHQEAYEGYRAVLTARERTVGRIHPDTLRCRHNLACALGALGRFSEAHAAAAEVAADRTAVLGAEHADTLLTRYEVAYALGRLERWEEALEAFRHIAAVRERVLGRDHPDTLAARYEAGIALGRTGRSAEALELFRDLVRDRTRAYGAADPETLRARHVLGVNLGRLERWEEAVAEAREVGEARARTLGAEHPDTLVSRRELAVGLGRLGRWDQALPVYRDLSGIRERSLGDGHPDTVAAHADEAHCLERLGQVCYQEP, from the coding sequence ATGGCGGAGCCAAGACTGATCCAGGGCCGGTACCGGTCGCTCGATCTGATCGGCCGCGGCGGCATGGGCGAGGTGTGGCGGGCCCGCGACGAGTCGCTGGGCCGGCAGGTCGCCGTCAAATGCCTCAAGCCCCTCGGGCCCGAGCAGGACACCCACTTCACCCAGGTGCTGCGCGAGCGATTCCGCCGCGAGGCGCGCGTCGCCGCCTCCCTCCAGCACCGCGGCGTCACCGTCGTCCACGACTTCGGCGACGACAGCGCGGCCGGCGGTCCCCTCTACCTCGTCATGGAACTGCTCGAAGGCCGCAACCTCAGCCAGCTCCTGGAGGACAACGACGCGCGCCCGCTCCCCGTGGACGTGGTCGTCGACATCGCCGAGCAGATGGCCGCCGCCCTCGGCTACACCCACGAGCAGGGCGTCGTCCACCGCGACCTGAAGCCCGCCAACATCATGCGGCTCACCGACGGCACGGTGAAGATCTGCGACTTCGGCATCGCCCGGCTGGCCGCCGACATCGGCTTCACCGCGAAACTGACCGGCGGCGGCATGGCCATGGGCACCCCGCACTACATGTCGCCCGAGCAGATCGCCGGCGGCGAGGTGGACCACCGCAGCGACCTCTACTCCCTCGGCTGCGTCCTGTACGAGATCGCCACCGGAGCCCCGCCCTTCGACCTCGGCGACTCCTGGTCCGTGCTGGTCGGCCACCGCGACACCGCGCCCGTGCCGCCGCGCGAGCACCGCCCCGAACTGCCGGTCTTCTTCGAGCGGCTGGTGCTCGACCTGCTCGCCAAATGCCCCGAGGACCGGCCGGGCGACGCCCGCCACCTGCACCGCCGGCTCGTCGAGGCCCGGCTCGGGCCCGGCGCGGCGGCCGGAGCGCACCTGCCGCTGCCCGAGTGGGCCGACGGGATGACCGCCGGGCGCAGGGCCGGCATCGAGGCCCGCCCCGCGAGCGGGGAGTGGGCCGTCCTCACCGGCTCCTGGACCGCCGCGCGCCCGAGCGGGCAGCACCCGACGGCCGCCGGAGCCGCCCCGGCCGCCACGGCCACCCGCCCCGGCACCGGCACCGGCCCCGTCCCCCGGACCGCGCCGACCGTCGTACGCCCGCGTCCGGCCGAGGACCCCCGCCTCACCGCCGCCTACGGGTTCCCGCACGGCCCCGGCTCCGCTCCCTCGGGCCCGGCCGCGCTCGACGCCGGCCACACGCGGGCCTTCGCCCTCAGCCGGGCGGGCCGTACCGAGGAAGCCCTCGCCGGGTACGCGGCCGTCGCCGAAGGACGCGCCCGGGTGCTCGGAGCCGACCACCCGGACACCCTGGCCGCGCGGCAGGAGGCGGCGTACGAGACGGGCCTGCTCGGCCGCCACCAGGAGGCGTACGAGGGCTACCGCGCGGTGCTCACCGCCCGGGAGCGGACCGTGGGCCGGATCCACCCCGACACCCTGCGCTGCCGGCACAACCTGGCCTGCGCGCTGGGCGCTCTCGGCCGCTTCTCCGAGGCCCACGCCGCCGCCGCCGAGGTGGCCGCCGACCGGACCGCCGTACTGGGGGCGGAGCACGCGGACACCCTGCTGACCCGGTACGAGGTGGCGTACGCGCTGGGCCGCCTGGAACGCTGGGAGGAGGCCCTGGAGGCCTTCCGGCACATCGCGGCCGTACGGGAACGGGTGCTCGGCCGCGACCACCCCGACACGCTGGCCGCCCGCTACGAGGCGGGCATCGCGCTGGGCCGGACCGGGCGCTCGGCCGAGGCCCTGGAGCTGTTCCGGGACCTGGTCCGCGACCGCACCCGCGCCTACGGGGCCGCCGATCCGGAGACGCTGCGGGCCCGGCACGTCCTCGGGGTGAACCTCGGGCGCCTGGAACGCTGGGAGGAAGCGGTGGCCGAAGCCCGCGAGGTGGGCGAGGCGCGGGCCCGCACGCTCGGCGCCGAGCACCCCGACACCCTGGTCAGCCGCCGCGAACTCGCCGTGGGACTGGGCCGGCTGGGCCGTTGGGACCAGGCGCTGCCCGTCTACCGGGACCTCTCCGGCATCCGCGAGCGGTCGCTGGGTGACGGCCACCCGGACACGGTCGCGGCCCACGCCGACGAGGCGCACTGTCTGGAGCGGCTGGGGCAGGTGTGTTACCAAGAGCCATGA
- a CDS encoding phytoene desaturase family protein encodes MTTSRSFGHDVYDAVIVGGGHNGLVAAAYLARAGRSVLVLERLGRTGGAAVSTRPFPGVDARLSRYSYLVSLLPAKIVRELGLDFQVRRRTVSSYTPVERAGRPGGLLVGGGEARTRESFARLTGSEREYENWRAFYGTTGRAAERLFPTLTEPLPTRAELRARLDDEAAWRMLFEEPIGRAVEREFADDLVRGVVLTDALIGTFADAHDPGLAQNRCFLYHVIGGGTGDWDVPVGGMGALTDALAASALAAGAEIATGHEALRIDTDGTTAPAEVTFRTATGEGRVAGRVVLVNASPRALAELLGEEPAQPAPEGAQLKVNMLLRRLPRLRDSSVDPREAFGGTFHIAEGYEQLARAHAEAAAGELPSVPPSEIYCHSLTDPTILGPELAEQGYQTLTLFGLHTPARLFEKDNQGAREVLLAATLAQLDAHLAEPLTDCLAFDADGRPCIEAKTPLDLERELRLPGGHIFHRDLSWPYSASGSDGDSAEGGGRWGVETAHRNVLLCGAGAVRGGGVSGVPGHNAAMAVLGH; translated from the coding sequence ATGACGACCTCGCGGAGCTTCGGGCACGACGTGTACGACGCGGTGATCGTGGGCGGGGGCCACAACGGCCTCGTCGCCGCCGCCTACCTGGCCCGGGCGGGCCGCTCGGTCCTGGTCCTGGAGCGGCTCGGCCGCACCGGCGGGGCCGCCGTGTCCACCCGGCCGTTCCCGGGCGTCGACGCCCGGCTGTCCCGCTACTCCTACCTGGTCTCGCTGCTCCCCGCGAAGATCGTGCGCGAGCTGGGGCTGGACTTCCAAGTGCGCCGGCGCACGGTCTCCTCGTACACCCCCGTCGAGCGCGCCGGACGCCCCGGCGGACTGCTGGTCGGCGGCGGCGAGGCGCGCACCCGGGAGTCCTTCGCGCGGCTGACCGGCTCGGAGCGGGAGTACGAGAACTGGCGCGCCTTCTACGGGACCACCGGGCGGGCCGCCGAACGCCTCTTCCCGACGCTGACCGAGCCGCTGCCCACGCGCGCGGAGCTGCGGGCCCGGCTGGATGACGAGGCGGCCTGGCGGATGCTGTTCGAGGAGCCGATCGGACGGGCCGTCGAGCGGGAGTTCGCCGACGACCTGGTGCGCGGGGTCGTCCTCACCGACGCGCTGATCGGCACCTTCGCCGACGCCCACGACCCGGGCCTGGCCCAGAACCGCTGCTTCCTCTACCACGTCATCGGCGGCGGCACCGGCGACTGGGACGTACCGGTCGGCGGCATGGGCGCGCTCACCGACGCGCTGGCGGCTTCCGCGCTGGCGGCCGGGGCGGAGATCGCCACCGGGCACGAGGCGCTGCGCATCGACACCGACGGCACGACCGCCCCGGCCGAGGTGACCTTCCGTACGGCGACGGGCGAGGGGCGGGTCGCCGGCCGGGTGGTGCTCGTCAACGCCTCGCCGCGGGCGCTCGCCGAACTCCTCGGGGAGGAACCGGCGCAGCCGGCTCCCGAGGGGGCCCAGCTCAAGGTCAACATGCTGCTGCGCCGCCTGCCCCGGCTGCGGGACTCCTCGGTGGACCCGCGCGAGGCCTTCGGCGGCACCTTCCACATCGCGGAAGGCTACGAACAGCTCGCCCGGGCCCACGCGGAGGCCGCCGCGGGCGAACTGCCCTCCGTACCGCCCTCGGAGATCTACTGCCACTCGCTGACGGACCCGACGATCCTGGGGCCCGAGCTGGCGGAGCAGGGGTACCAGACCCTGACCCTCTTCGGACTGCACACCCCGGCCCGGCTGTTCGAGAAGGACAACCAGGGGGCGCGGGAAGTGCTGCTCGCCGCCACCCTCGCCCAGCTCGACGCCCACCTGGCCGAACCGCTCACCGACTGCCTGGCCTTCGACGCCGACGGCCGCCCGTGCATCGAGGCCAAGACCCCGCTCGACCTGGAGCGCGAACTGCGCCTGCCCGGCGGGCACATCTTCCACCGGGACCTGTCCTGGCCGTACTCCGCATCCGGCTCGGATGGCGACTCCGCCGAGGGCGGCGGCCGTTGGGGCGTGGAGACCGCCCACCGCAACGTACTGCTGTGCGGCGCGGGGGCGGTCCGCGGCGGCGGAGTCAGCGGGGTCCCCGGCCACAACGCGGCGATGGCGGTACTGGGGCACTGA
- a CDS encoding nitroreductase family deazaflavin-dependent oxidoreductase codes for MTDIDWDNPTDPKPGWTLDHVKLYVGSGGTEGQYWNNTQTLLLTTIGRKSGKPVRTPLIYGEDGGRYLIVASKGGDPADPLWYRNLSEHPEVRVQVGPKVMQGIARTATSEERAGFWPLMVKHWPSYDEYQTKTSREIPIVVIDPVG; via the coding sequence ATGACCGACATCGACTGGGACAACCCCACCGACCCCAAGCCGGGCTGGACCCTGGATCACGTCAAGCTGTACGTCGGTTCGGGCGGGACCGAGGGGCAGTACTGGAACAACACCCAGACCCTGCTGCTCACCACCATCGGCCGCAAGTCCGGGAAGCCGGTGCGGACCCCGCTCATCTACGGCGAGGACGGCGGGCGCTACCTCATCGTCGCCTCCAAGGGCGGCGACCCCGCCGACCCGCTCTGGTACCGGAACCTCTCCGAGCACCCCGAGGTCCGGGTGCAGGTCGGCCCCAAGGTGATGCAGGGCATCGCGCGGACCGCGACGTCCGAGGAGCGCGCCGGGTTCTGGCCGCTGATGGTGAAGCACTGGCCCTCGTACGACGAGTACCAGACCAAGACCAGCCGGGAGATTCCGATCGTCGTGATCGACCCCGTTGGCTGA
- a CDS encoding FAD-dependent monooxygenase, with protein MTRREAVVAGAGIGGLAAAVALHRRGWDVTVCERATGPSAVGAGIVLAPNALRAFDAIGFDVARATGDATPAAMDLRRADGRLLSRADRAALTARYGRPPLAVHRTALAAALAAALPEGTLRYGTAVTSVEGADGHPIAHTSSGAHTSSGALTADLVIAADGIHSPIRRQYFPAHPGLHYSGETAWRTVLPAGGPPVRAAAETWGRAERFGVVPLADGRVYLYATAVAPEGHRPADVRAELLRRYGTWHDPIPALLERIDPAAVLQHDLYDLAAPLPRFHQGRLAWLGDAAHAMTPNLGQGGCQAVEDAAVLAHLLDGADVPAALAAYSAARCARTDALRIRSRRAGRVAALTHPLAVAARDLAVRATPARAARRALDDLFDGFALPNQGGMHRAL; from the coding sequence ATGACTCGACGTGAAGCGGTGGTGGCGGGCGCGGGGATCGGCGGACTCGCCGCAGCGGTGGCGCTGCACCGTCGCGGCTGGGACGTCACCGTCTGCGAACGCGCGACGGGGCCCTCCGCCGTCGGCGCGGGAATCGTCCTCGCCCCCAACGCCCTGCGCGCCTTCGACGCCATCGGCTTCGACGTCGCCCGCGCGACGGGGGACGCCACCCCTGCCGCGATGGACCTGCGCCGCGCCGACGGCCGCCTGCTGAGCCGTGCCGACCGCGCCGCGCTGACGGCCAGGTACGGCCGGCCCCCGCTCGCCGTGCACCGCACGGCCCTCGCAGCCGCCCTGGCCGCCGCACTCCCCGAAGGCACCCTCCGGTACGGCACGGCAGTGACCTCCGTCGAGGGCGCGGACGGCCATCCGATCGCCCACACCTCGTCCGGCGCCCACACCTCGTCCGGCGCCCTCACCGCCGACCTGGTCATCGCCGCCGACGGCATCCACAGCCCGATCCGCCGCCAGTACTTCCCGGCCCATCCCGGCCTGCACTACAGCGGGGAGACCGCCTGGCGGACCGTCCTTCCCGCCGGCGGCCCGCCCGTGCGCGCCGCCGCCGAAACCTGGGGCCGCGCGGAGCGCTTCGGAGTCGTCCCGCTCGCCGACGGCCGCGTGTACCTCTACGCCACCGCGGTCGCCCCCGAGGGCCACCGGCCCGCCGACGTCCGCGCCGAACTCCTGCGCCGGTACGGCACCTGGCACGATCCGATCCCCGCCCTGCTGGAGCGGATCGACCCGGCGGCCGTGCTCCAGCACGACCTGTACGACCTCGCCGCCCCGCTCCCCCGCTTCCACCAGGGCCGATTGGCATGGCTCGGTGACGCGGCGCACGCCATGACCCCCAACCTGGGCCAGGGCGGGTGCCAGGCCGTCGAGGACGCCGCCGTCCTCGCGCACCTGCTGGACGGGGCCGACGTACCGGCCGCCCTGGCCGCCTACAGCGCGGCCCGCTGCGCCCGCACCGACGCCCTGCGCATCCGCTCCCGCCGCGCGGGCCGGGTCGCCGCCCTCACGCACCCCCTCGCGGTGGCCGCCCGGGACCTCGCCGTCCGCGCCACCCCGGCCCGGGCCGCGCGGCGGGCGCTGGACGACCTCTTCGACGGATTCGCGCTTCCGAACCAGGGTGGAATGCACCGTGCCCTGTAG
- a CDS encoding TetR/AcrR family transcriptional regulator, with the protein MHTPERGRDRRTLIADSAIDLVAAAGLRGLTHRAVDGAAGLPAGSTSYYFRTRTALIGACYARLAELDLGDFDGGATPSSSPSAAPSPAPAPSPAPSPMDRDAVAAALAALLYGWLTSGRSRQLARFELSLEAARNPELATELHRAGQGSRDRAAGILAALGAARPAESAELLVAWADGLLYDRLAGALARSRPAPDLAELTSVTRRMIDAALA; encoded by the coding sequence ATGCACACCCCCGAGCGCGGAAGAGACCGCAGAACACTGATCGCGGACAGCGCGATCGACCTCGTGGCCGCCGCCGGACTGCGGGGGCTGACCCACCGGGCGGTCGACGGCGCGGCCGGGCTTCCGGCGGGCAGCACCTCGTACTACTTCCGTACGAGGACGGCGCTGATCGGCGCCTGTTATGCGCGGCTGGCCGAGCTGGACCTCGGTGACTTCGACGGGGGCGCAACGCCGTCGTCGTCGCCTTCAGCTGCGCCTTCGCCTGCGCCTGCGCCTTCGCCTGCGCCTTCACCGATGGACCGGGACGCCGTCGCCGCGGCGCTCGCCGCGCTGCTGTACGGATGGCTGACCTCGGGGCGCTCCCGCCAGCTGGCGCGCTTCGAGCTGAGCCTGGAGGCCGCCCGGAACCCGGAGCTGGCGACGGAACTGCACCGGGCCGGCCAGGGCTCGCGGGACCGGGCCGCCGGGATCCTCGCGGCGCTCGGCGCCGCCCGGCCGGCCGAGTCCGCCGAGCTCCTGGTCGCGTGGGCCGACGGGCTCCTCTACGACCGCCTCGCGGGCGCGCTCGCCCGCTCCCGCCCGGCACCCGACCTGGCCGAACTCACCTCCGTGACCCGCAGGATGATCGACGCGGCCCTCGCCTAG
- a CDS encoding serine hydrolase, with amino-acid sequence MKAPGAAGNDGDTKGSGTAGPTAPDGGGSTPGADGCELEVDGGELEVDGGELQTEGRAGPGADGAAGRVRGLSRRRLGARLLALGGVLVLQAALPGSAGAAGGPAERRALQGLRLRYGSARQAGLLERHLEGVADEARRFLGPSPEHPYYAGAVVLAGRGRTVALHRAMGDAVRYADYDGRTDRVREFPAAQRIAMAEDTVFDLASLSKLFTSLLAVQQMERGRLELEAPVHRYLPEFTGGGKESITVRQLLTHTSGLRSWAPFYQEPTRAGQLRLLWSVRPQETPGTVYRYSDLNLIALQLLLERITGHTLDLLLQDEITAPLGMHRTRFNPPLSWRRVTAATEVQRPPWSGLDRGLVWGEVHDENAHALGGVAGHAGVFGTAWDLAILARALLDGGVYAGKRILRPASVELLFTDYNTAFPGDDHGLGFELYQHWYMGAMATPHSAGHTGFTGTSLVLDPSTDSFLILLGNSVHPVRTWRAGSAPRVAVGNRFARAVPVRTRHGGPAWYSGMETGGSGTLTLPPLTPASGSARLRCAVWWDTVPGAGALHVEASADGQTWEPLPFTTVRTTGGAAEHWPQGSVSGWSGRIWHRLEAPLAAWAGREVRLRFRHTAQGRYVGRGAYVDVLRVSEPSHLLFAEDRPADASRIEAAGWSRSAD; translated from the coding sequence ATGAAGGCACCAGGGGCAGCCGGGAACGACGGTGACACGAAGGGCTCCGGCACGGCCGGCCCGACGGCGCCCGACGGCGGCGGCAGCACGCCGGGGGCGGACGGCTGCGAACTGGAGGTGGATGGCGGCGAGCTGGAGGTGGATGGCGGCGAGCTGCAGACAGAGGGCCGCGCCGGGCCCGGGGCGGACGGCGCCGCCGGGCGCGTGCGCGGTCTCAGTCGGCGGCGGCTCGGGGCGCGGCTGCTGGCGCTGGGCGGCGTGCTCGTGCTCCAGGCCGCACTGCCCGGGTCCGCGGGGGCCGCCGGCGGCCCCGCCGAGCGGCGCGCGCTGCAGGGACTGCGGCTGCGGTACGGGTCCGCCCGCCAGGCGGGGCTGCTGGAGAGGCACCTCGAAGGGGTGGCGGACGAGGCGCGGCGCTTCCTCGGCCCCTCCCCCGAACACCCTTACTACGCCGGGGCCGTGGTCCTCGCCGGGCGGGGCCGCACCGTGGCGCTGCACCGGGCGATGGGCGACGCCGTCCGGTACGCCGACTACGACGGCCGCACCGACCGGGTCCGGGAGTTCCCGGCCGCCCAGCGGATCGCGATGGCCGAGGACACGGTCTTCGACCTGGCCTCCCTGTCGAAGCTGTTCACCTCACTGCTGGCCGTGCAGCAGATGGAGCGCGGGCGCCTGGAACTGGAGGCGCCGGTGCACCGGTACCTGCCCGAGTTCACCGGCGGGGGCAAGGAGTCGATCACCGTACGCCAGCTCCTCACGCACACTTCGGGGCTGCGATCCTGGGCCCCCTTCTACCAGGAGCCCACGCGGGCGGGTCAGTTGAGGCTGCTGTGGTCGGTGAGGCCCCAGGAGACCCCGGGGACGGTCTACCGCTACTCCGACCTCAACCTCATCGCCCTCCAACTGCTCTTGGAACGGATCACCGGTCACACTCTGGACCTCCTGCTCCAAGACGAGATCACCGCTCCACTCGGGATGCACCGCACTCGCTTCAACCCACCGCTCTCCTGGCGCCGGGTCACCGCCGCCACCGAGGTGCAGCGCCCGCCCTGGTCCGGCCTGGACCGGGGGCTCGTCTGGGGCGAGGTGCACGACGAGAACGCGCACGCGCTGGGCGGCGTCGCCGGCCACGCCGGGGTCTTCGGCACCGCCTGGGACCTGGCGATCCTCGCCCGCGCCCTCCTCGACGGCGGGGTCTACGCCGGCAAGCGCATCCTGCGCCCCGCCTCCGTCGAGCTCCTCTTCACCGACTACAACACCGCGTTCCCCGGCGACGACCACGGCCTGGGCTTCGAGCTCTACCAGCACTGGTACATGGGCGCCATGGCCACCCCCCACTCCGCAGGCCACACCGGTTTCACCGGCACCTCCCTGGTCCTGGACCCCTCCACGGACTCCTTCCTGATCCTCCTGGGGAACTCCGTCCACCCCGTGCGCACCTGGCGCGCCGGCAGCGCCCCGCGCGTCGCCGTCGGCAACCGCTTCGCCCGCGCCGTCCCCGTCCGCACGAGGCACGGCGGCCCGGCCTGGTACTCCGGCATGGAGACCGGCGGCTCCGGCACCCTGACCCTCCCGCCCCTCACCCCCGCCTCCGGCTCCGCCCGGCTGCGCTGCGCGGTGTGGTGGGACACCGTGCCCGGCGCCGGAGCCCTGCACGTGGAGGCCTCCGCCGACGGGCAGACCTGGGAGCCGCTCCCCTTCACCACCGTCCGCACCACCGGCGGAGCCGCCGAACACTGGCCGCAGGGCTCCGTCTCCGGCTGGTCGGGCCGCATCTGGCACCGGCTCGAAGCCCCGCTCGCCGCCTGGGCCGGCCGCGAGGTCCGCCTCCGCTTCCGCCACACCGCCCAGGGCCGCTACGTGGGCCGCGGAGCCTACGTGGACGTCCTGCGCGTCTCGGAACCCTCCCACCTCCTCTTCGCCGAGGACCGCCCCGCGGACGCCTCCCGCATCGAGGCGGCGGGCTGGTCGCGCTCGGCGGACTGA
- a CDS encoding nitronate monooxygenase, with the protein METELSRKLGIEHAIFGFTPFPAVAAAITRAGGFGVLGAVRYTAPDDLKRDLDWMQEHTDGKPYGLDVVMPAKKAVDGVSEADIEAMIPAAHREYVRDTLAKHHVPELAEGEASGWRITGWMEQVARNQLDVAFDYPIKLLANALGSPPADVIARAHEHGVLVAALAGSAKHARRHAEAGIDIVVAQGYEAGGHTGDIATMVLVPEVVEAVAPLPVLAAGGIGSGEQIAAGLALGAQGAWLGSLWLTTTEADMHSRALTEKLLAAGSGDTVRSRALTGKPARQLRTEWTDAWDDPEGPGALPMPLQGLLVAEAVSRIQKYEIQPLLGTPVGQIVGRMNSERSVQAVFDDLTSGFERAIDRITRIAGRA; encoded by the coding sequence ATGGAGACGGAGCTGAGCAGGAAACTGGGAATAGAGCACGCCATCTTCGGCTTCACGCCCTTCCCGGCGGTGGCCGCTGCCATCACCCGCGCGGGCGGGTTCGGGGTGCTGGGGGCGGTCCGCTACACCGCCCCCGACGATCTGAAGCGCGACCTCGACTGGATGCAGGAGCACACCGACGGCAAGCCCTACGGGCTCGACGTGGTCATGCCCGCGAAGAAGGCCGTCGACGGCGTCAGCGAGGCCGACATCGAGGCGATGATCCCGGCCGCGCACCGCGAGTACGTCCGCGACACCCTCGCCAAACACCACGTACCCGAACTCGCCGAGGGCGAGGCCTCCGGCTGGCGCATCACCGGCTGGATGGAACAGGTCGCCCGCAACCAGCTCGACGTGGCCTTCGACTACCCCATCAAACTCCTGGCGAACGCCCTGGGTTCCCCGCCCGCCGACGTCATCGCGCGCGCCCACGAGCACGGCGTCCTCGTCGCCGCCCTCGCCGGCAGCGCCAAGCACGCCCGCCGGCACGCCGAGGCCGGCATCGACATCGTCGTCGCCCAGGGCTACGAGGCCGGCGGACACACCGGCGACATCGCCACCATGGTCCTGGTGCCCGAGGTGGTCGAGGCCGTCGCCCCGCTCCCGGTCCTCGCCGCCGGCGGCATCGGCAGCGGCGAGCAGATCGCCGCCGGACTGGCCCTCGGCGCCCAGGGCGCCTGGCTCGGTTCCCTCTGGCTGACCACCACCGAGGCGGACATGCACTCCCGCGCCCTCACCGAGAAGCTGCTCGCGGCCGGCTCCGGCGACACCGTCCGTTCCCGCGCGCTGACCGGCAAGCCCGCCCGCCAGCTGCGCACCGAGTGGACCGACGCGTGGGACGACCCGGAGGGCCCCGGCGCCCTGCCGATGCCCCTGCAGGGACTCCTCGTCGCGGAGGCCGTGTCCCGCATCCAGAAGTACGAGATCCAGCCGCTGCTCGGCACCCCCGTCGGGCAGATCGTCGGCCGGATGAACAGCGAACGCAGCGTCCAGGCCGTCTTCGACGACCTCACCAGCGGCTTCGAGCGCGCCATCGACCGCATCACCCGCATCGCCGGCCGGGCCTGA